TAAGGGATTTAGCCCCTTGCTTCAGTTTGCATACACAGCTAAACTTATTTTGAATAAAGACAACGTGTCTGAAGTTTGCAAGTGTGCTGAATTCTTGGGCGTACGGAACATTGAAGAGTCTTGCTTTCAATTTCTCAAATTCAAGTTTTTGGACTGTAAATCAGATCAAGAGTGGCCTAGGAAGAAATGCTGCACACAGCATTGTAGGAAAGTAAATCCTAAAATTAGCAACGTGGATGATGGAGACCTAGAAATAGACGATGAAGCGGAAGAACTTctagaaaaagaatatattcaaGCCTCTCATGCAAAGCTCTGTAAAGATGATGACAGTGCTAAAGCATCACCTGCCCTTCAAGATAATGCCAACCCAACCTCAGATCCTATGCATTTAGAAAAAGGTAATGTTTCCAGCTCATCTTCCCAGTGCCCCAAGTATAGGAAATTCCAGAAAGCTTTTGGAAATGACAAAGTTCATACTTCAGATTCCAGTTCCAGTACTAAAGATGTTCAGGTGCCACCAATTGTAACCTTTATCGAGAAGGAAATACCTGATAATGACAGCCCAACAAAAGCTCAGGAGTGCGTACCTATGCAGCTGGTCTCGAAGTGTGAGGAGACTCAGGTAAAAAtggaagaaggggaggaagacattgagaaaaaagaagaatcaaagaGAGATTCTGTGACTCAAGGCATCTCATGTCCTGTGGAGAAAATGGATGTTGCTGCTTTCCCCCAAAACACTGCTGCGCCTCATGGACTtaattctgtgtcttttttACGTACTTGTGAGCAATATGGTAACTTCAGTAGCATGCAAAGCACCACAACCTTATCAGAAAAAACTGCAACAGGTACTGGAGCTGAAAGTGACAAATTTGAAAGTCATGACAATGCAACTTTAAAGGTTGATTTGTGTACTAGGGAAGCCATTAACGTTACATCAACTGGTGATCGAAGCAGTGTGGAGAGAGAGGTAGCAGAACATCTAGCAAAAGGGTTCTGGAGCGATATTTACAGTACAGAACGCTGTCAAATCCACTTACCTTCTGCAGTGCCAAAAGAACGCTTGGAGCCTACGTATTCAGCAAAGAAATCAGAGTGTCCGTGGCTGGGTATCAGAATCAGTGAAAGTCCTGAACCTTGCCCTCCGCGAACTTTTACAACGTTGAGTTCTGTCAACTGCCCCTTCATAAGCAATCTTAGTACTGAAGGatgctccaacagctctgaaATAAGCAGTGGAGATTATGTTCAAGGGCAACAGCAAGAACAGTGTCCCTATAAT
The Coturnix japonica isolate 7356 chromosome 1, Coturnix japonica 2.1, whole genome shotgun sequence DNA segment above includes these coding regions:
- the BACH1 gene encoding transcription regulator protein BACH1 yields the protein MSLSEKNSVVFAYESSVHSTNVLLSLDDQRKQDILCDVTVLVEDQRFRAHKAVLAACSSYFLSRIVGQLDADLIITLPEEVTLKGFSPLLQFAYTAKLILNKDNVSEVCKCAEFLGVRNIEESCFQFLKFKFLDCKSDQEWPRKKCCTQHCRKVNPKISNVDDGDLEIDDEAEELLEKEYIQASHAKLCKDDDSAKASPALQDNANPTSDPMHLEKGNVSSSSSQCPKYRKFQKAFGNDKVHTSDSSSSTKDVQVPPIVTFIEKEIPDNDSPTKAQECVPMQLVSKCEETQVKMEEGEEDIEKKEESKRDSVTQGISCPVEKMDVAAFPQNTAAPHGLNSVSFLRTCEQYGNFSSMQSTTTLSEKTATGTGAESDKFESHDNATLKVDLCTREAINVTSTGDRSSVEREVAEHLAKGFWSDIYSTERCQIHLPSAVPKERLEPTYSAKKSECPWLGIRISESPEPCPPRTFTTLSSVNCPFISNLSTEGCSNSSEISSGDYVQGQQQEQCPYNYVISLGEDSETDTEGDSESCSAREQECEVKLPFNAQRIISLSRNDFQSFLKMHKLTPEQLDCIHDIRRRSKNRIAAQRCRKRKLDCIQNLESEIEKLQNEKENLLKERNLILSTLGETKQNLTGLCQQVCKEAALSNEQIQILAKYSSSDCPLYFSFPERERSAPSEGEVTTPTATELVDDLSSVTPTDEQISCYQRVKSVCDATYDQVQELHPVPVRTLEKTSLVEQCGQSGAITDFCQQMTDKCTTDE